From the Vulpes vulpes isolate BD-2025 chromosome 15, VulVul3, whole genome shotgun sequence genome, the window GTACACGTTGATTACTTTTGTAGCTCCTTGCAGGTATAGCCCTCTTCCTTTCCTAGTAGGTCCCTAAACATCTCTGGTTGGGTTTTGTTGCAACTTGACCCTTACTTATTGGTCTTGTAGGCCAAAAGAGAGAGGCAGCTTCCTTTGGCATCTGAGAGCAATTCCCAGGGACACTGGAAGCTATGAGCCATCAGTAGCCAACACTCCTGGCAGCTAGAAGAAGGAGTGCTTCCACCCTGATCTGAGGGTACCCTCACTACAGAGACACATTTCAGCTCCACCTATGAGGCAGAGTAGAGCAGGGATCAGAGAACCTAAGGCCCTAGAGTCAGAGTGACTCAAGTTTGAAGTCTatctagctatgtgaccttgagcaagttacttagctTTCTTTGGGGCTCTTTCTTCACTTTGAAGATGGAGATAAGTAGTCACTACCTGATAGATTGTCGTGAGACAAATGAGATGAAGCATATAAGGGCTTAATTTGGAGCCAGCACATAATAAGAGCAAGGATGTTGCTACTGTTATAATAGGTCAAAACGTTCCAGAGCTGGAAAGGCTGCTTTATAGAGCAGAAAGTAAGGTACACCATCATGGCTATCTCTGGATAGCTGTCGCTGGACAGGGATCCACAGAGATGTTGTGGAGGAGGTCTTAGGCCCCTTGGGGGTATTAACAGAAGATGACCTGTGGGGCCTATTCTGTCCCCAAGCTGCCttgattttctgatttctttgtctCTACTTACCCTTGGGTTGGGGAGAGGCATTTAGAGGAACATTTCACTTTCAGGCCACTAGGGGGCCACTGGGTTGCCTGCAACAGGAATACACTAATGGTTTCTTAATGGCTCAGGCACCAGGGAGATCAGACTCCATTATTTCTGAAAGCATTTTGAGTTCCTAGGGTAAAAGACACTATGTAAATCCAGATAATAAATAGGGTTTATTGATGACAGGTTAAAGAATCTGGCACTGTTTAGTTTGGAGAAGAACAGGGTGAGACGAATTCAGTAAGGGCTTTAAGTATATTTATTCCTTAGCATGGAAAAGAGTGACATGCTGTTCACCTACCCCACTGGGAACCAAGCAAGAAGAAAGAAGTTTACTTAATATGGAGTACACTCAAAGAAAGAGGATGGAAGGAGGCTTTGGGTTGGCCTTACCTggaatctttcaaaataattcacCTTGGTATAGTTGATCTGATCAGTTCTGTCGGGAAGACCAAAAagcaggggagagaagagaggacaaCATCCAGAGACAATTCAGAGATTTTAACTTAACAGGCCACCCTGGGAGCAGGATGGGGAAGGAGTAGTTGTCTTTTCCCCATCAGCCCACAAAAGGCAATTAACATCCCAAATTTTGGATGTCCTTAAAATTTCTCAGAAGTACAAAGGCAGGCTAGGGTATTCCTGGAAATCGCATCCAGTTGACCACTGCTAGTGGCAGACTCACACCTGGATCtcaggaatgagagagaaaggctGGGTTATCGGCCCCTGGTTTAAGCAGCTGATCAACACCCTCAGCTCTGGCAGCCAGCTGATTTCTGTTTGGCTGAGGTAGCAGAGCAGCAGTGCTGGGGAGGATCTCCCTTGTAAAGGGACAGGTGTCTAGAAGGCAAAGATTtggggcatcagggtggctcagtggctgagtgtctgcctttggctcaggtcatgatggggggggggcggcctgggagggagccccacgttgggctccttgctcagtggggagtctgcttctcccactgcctatgtctctgcctctctctatgcgtgtgtctcatgaataaataagtaaaatctttaaaagaaaaaatagaaggcaAAGATTCTTGTGGAGGAGGGGaaatgggaagggcagagagggtcCTGTCCCACAGAGTCAGGGGTCACGATCACACGTGAAGGGGGAAGGGGCCGGCACACACAGGATCCCATCACcaccccagccctctccccccccccaccccaccccaccacacagGCACAATCTCTCACATacccactgagacatccaggcagtACACACCCCCCAGCTCTGGGAACACAGGGAGTAGAATTCAGGGAGGAGGGAACCATAAATTCTGGAAAGCCTTCTacagagggagtggggagaacagaaagcaagagagaggagggcagaaggGCAGGAAGGCACAGGGGAAAGCGGCTACCACGAGGGAGGACACACCTCATAAGGGAAGGCGCAGAGGAGGAACAACAGCCCAGActctgaggcccagagggaaTCCGAGAAGGGGAGAGGTCCGAGAGCCACCAGTTCAGGGCAGTTCCTTGCGTCCAAATCAAACCCAAAGCTGGAAGTCGGAAGCCCCGAAAAGCAGGATGAGGGACCTGCTGCGCACCTGAGGACTACGGTGGAAGGCGAGTCTGGAGAGCCCAGCTCAGCGCGTGGCTCTGCCCCAGGAACTCTGAAAGGTCTGCGCAGCGTGACCCGGGCTCTAAGAGAATAAGGAAGGGAATCGGGAGGGTTTCCGCAGAGCCCCGAAGGCcagccggggcggggccggggccggggcgggggccggggtcggggtggCGGCGGTGAGGGGGCGCGACCGGCTGTCAGCGGAGTGAGGGAGGGTTCCAGGCTCCTTTGCTGCCGGTGCGGGATGGGGGCCCGGCCCACTGGGAGCGAAGGGGTCCACGAGACCCGCTCGGAAGGTACGTGGAGCGGGGCGAGCACACGCGAGGACACGCGCGCGTCGTCACCCCCACTTTGGGGGGTATACTAGGCCTGCGGGCCGCAGCCGCTGCTGCTACTGCCCCGGTCACTTCGGACGGTCGGGAGCGGAGGACAGAGGCGCCAGAGTTGACAGCTCCTGGCTCGGATCAgaccgccccgccccgccccgccccctttCCAGCTCCGCGCCCCGCCCCGAAGGGCGCCGTTCCCCTTTTAAAGAAGCTCCCGGGGCTCCCATCCCCGCCGCGCCGGCCCGCGCGGGGCTGCGGCGCCGTTGCCCTTTTAAGAACCGGCCTCCTTTAACTCTCTCCTAACGGGGCGTCCCGGCGGAGCTCGCGGCGCGCGACCGACGCCCGCCTCCCCGCGCGGCACTTCCGGACCCCGGCGTCGCCCTTTTAAGAGGCAGCCCCGAGCagcgctccccccgccccctgttGCCGGCGCGCGAGGTGGGGGAGCCCTGCTGGAGCGGAGCGCGCCGTCCGCGCGGCCACTGGAGACCGGGCGGCCGGCGGCCgggcaggcggcggcggcggcggcggcagcggcggcggatGGGGACGCGGAGCCGGGCGGCTGTGGCGGCGGTGGCTGTGGCGGCGGCGGGGAAGCAGCTGacgggccggcggcggcggcggcgctggcgGCAGTGACTGGTCCAGGCCCCGGCGGCGGCTGCAGCGCCGCGGTGGAGGGCTGCGGGCGCGCGGCGTGAGGAGCGGCGGCGGAGCGCCGAGCTGCCGGGAGCGGAGGGCGCCGGGCCGCCCCGTGTCCAGTCCTCGCAGGCCGCCAGGCCCCCTCCAGCCGGGGCCGTGGAGCACCGGGGCAGAGGCCGGGGCCCCCCCATGAAGGAGCGCGACGCGGCCCCGGCCGAGCGGGGCAAGCCGGCCACCTACACCGGGGACAAGAAGGCGAAGATGGCGGCCAAGACCAACAAGAAGTGGGTCCGGCTCGCCACCGTGTTCGCCTACGTGCTCTCCGTGTCGCTGGCCGCCATCGTGCTCGCCGTCTACTACAGCCTCATCTGGCAGCCGGTGGGCGCCGGGACCTCGGGGGGAGCCGCCGGCCCGCCCCCCGGCGGCTCCAACGCCACCGGCCCGTCCGGGACttcgggggcggcggccgggcccaATGCCACCGGCTCGTCCCGCCGCGAGGCACCGCGCGACGCGCCCCCGCTGCAGGCGGCGCGGCCCGTGCCCCCGGAGCCCTCTGCCGGCAGCCCCCTGGCCGGGCCGCTGGAGCGGCCGCGGGGGccggaggaggacgaggaggaagCGGCGGCGGCGCCGGGGAGCCGTTGAACCCCTCCGCGCCGGGGGCGGCCAGGAACCGTTCTCCCCTCCCCGAGCCCGGAGGCAGGACTTTGCAGCAGGACGGGCGGGGAGCCCGCGGGAGTGACCCCCACGGGAGTGAACGCCCTCCCTCCCCGCAACGGTCGCCAGCTCGCCCCGGGAGCGA encodes:
- the INAFM2 gene encoding putative transmembrane protein INAFM2, with product MKERDAAPAERGKPATYTGDKKAKMAAKTNKKWVRLATVFAYVLSVSLAAIVLAVYYSLIWQPVGAGTSGGAAGPPPGGSNATGPSGTSGAAAGPNATGSSRREAPRDAPPLQAARPVPPEPSAGSPLAGPLERPRGPEEDEEEAAAAPGSR